CACTCCTAAGTTCTTTAGGCGACCGAACGATGCTGGAATCTCTCCAGAAAGTTGGTTGTGTGATAATTCTAGAACCTGTAAGGCAACCATATCTCCGAACTCTTCTGGTATTCTCCCACGAAGCTCATTGTAAGAAAGATCCAAGTACTCCAAAGTTTGGTACTTTGTAAACAAACTGAGGACTGGACCAGAGTACAATCTAGTGAAATCACAGGTCTTCAATGTTGGTTCTTGCTGTAGTCTTTCAGGTCTGATTCCAGAAAACTCTAACAAGCCCCCGACTCCTTTACACGAATTCCCGACGTTTCGAACAAACACCAGAGTGTTTCCAGAAAGAATCCCATTCAATGATTTGGCTCCAAGCTGCCTGCCAAGTCTAGGTGGTATTTCCCCTGTAAGCTTATTGCTGTTCAAATCCAACCAAACCAAAGTGCTGCAGTTTGCCAACTCCGCTGGTATCTGCCCACTTAAACTGTTGTTTCCAAGTTGCAGGACAGCCAGCCTTGGCAAAAGACCAAATTCTTTTGGGATCTCACCAGTTAATTCATTACTCGTGAGTGAAATCCATTCAAGATTGCTACAACTGAACAATCCAGTGGGGATTTCACCACTTAAATGATTGTTATTAAGTATAAGATCCTTCAAGTTTCTACATTTCCCCAATTCTGAAGGTATTTTCCCTTCTAAACCATTGAACCATGCTATCAGCTGTTCAAGATTCTGAAGCTTTCCAAGCTCTGCTGGTATGGAGCCTTTCAGATAgtttaaactaaaatcaatTGTCTTTAGCTGTGGACACAGTGAGAGCTCAGGTGGGATTCCTCCTACGATGAGATTGTCTGGAATTTTCAGTTCCTGAAGTGACTCAGCACCTGGACATATATCTGGTGAGATCAATCCAGAAATTCTATTGGAACTTAAGTCTACAAGCTGCAGATTCTTGCAGTGAGATATGGATGAAGGCAATGATCCAGAGATAATGTTATTACTCAATAGCAGGCTTTGTAAAGAGACAAGATTCTTGAAGATGGAATCCGGTAAAGGACCAGATAGATTGTTATTTGAAAGATCCAAAATTTGCAGCCAAGAACAAGCAGAGAAGGAAGCTGGAATTGCACCAGAAATGTTGTTGTAGCTAAGCCTTAGTTCTTGAAGTGAATTGCAGGCATTTCTCCAATCAGAAGGAAGCCAACCAGTGAGCTGATTGTGAGATAGATCCACCCTCTGTAAACTGCTGATTTCCCCTAAAGATCTGGGGATATCCCCACTGAGAAAATTGTTTGACATACCAAGCGTTTGCAGATTCGAGCAGTTCGAAATACCACTCGGAATCGAACCGACAATTTGATTCCCCGAAAGCTCAATGCGCAACAAAGAGCTGCAAGAATTCTCATATATTCTTAATCCTGAGATCGACCCGGTTAGATTGTTGTAGGAGAGATCAAGATCTTGAAGCTTATTAGCATTAAACAGAAGATTTTCAGGCAGATAGCTTGTAAGATTGTTGAATGAAAGGTCTACAAACATAAGATTTGGACACTTATAGAAAAGATTCTCTGGCACACTACCTACAACTTTGGCAAGAGAGAGCTCAAGTTGCTGCAAATTATAAGGAAGATGAAGCAAAGTAGTTGAGTTTATAATGAAAGAATTTGTAGACAAATTCAAAGCCAACAACAtatccagagaagagagaggatCAAAATGAACATTCCCTGCAAGATTACAACCACTCAGATCAAGAGCAATTGCTCTTCCGGATTGGCATGAAACTCCATACCATGAACATGGATTGTTCTCAAGCTTCCAACTGGACAACACTCCATTTGGGTCCTTGTCAATCATGTCCTTGAACTTAAGAAGAGCTGCAGCATCAGTTTTTATTGAACTCACAGCCTCTTGTTCAGCTGAAGAAGCCAAA
This genomic window from Cucurbita pepo subsp. pepo cultivar mu-cu-16 chromosome LG01, ASM280686v2, whole genome shotgun sequence contains:
- the LOC111789313 gene encoding serine/threonine-protein kinase BRI1-like 2, translated to MERILSTLAMIFILFALASSAEQEAVSSIKTDAAALLKFKDMIDKDPNGVLSSWKLENNPCSWYGVSCQSGRAIALDLSGCNLAGNVHFDPLSSLDMLLALNLSTNSFIINSTTLLHLPYNLQQLELSLAKVVGSVPENLFYKCPNLMFVDLSFNNLTSYLPENLLFNANKLQDLDLSYNNLTGSISGLRIYENSCSSLLRIELSGNQIVGSIPSGISNCSNLQTLGMSNNFLSGDIPRSLGEISSLQRVDLSHNQLTGWLPSDWRNACNSLQELRLSYNNISGAIPASFSACSWLQILDLSNNNLSGPLPDSIFKNLVSLQSLLLSNNIISGSLPSSISHCKNLQLVDLSSNRISGLISPDICPGAESLQELKIPDNLIVGGIPPELSLCPQLKTIDFSLNYLKGSIPAELGKLQNLEQLIAWFNGLEGKIPSELGKCRNLKDLILNNNHLSGEIPTGLFSCSNLEWISLTSNELTGEIPKEFGLLPRLAVLQLGNNSLSGQIPAELANCSTLVWLDLNSNKLTGEIPPRLGRQLGAKSLNGILSGNTLVFVRNVGNSCKGVGGLLEFSGIRPERLQQEPTLKTCDFTRLYSGPVLSLFTKYQTLEYLDLSYNELRGRIPEEFGDMVALQVLELSHNQLSGEIPASFGRLKNLGVFDASYNRLQGHIPDSFSNLSFLVQIDLSYNELTGRIPSRGQLSTLPASQYANNPGLCGVPLPECQSEDQPATSPNVDAGKGRTKPESVSWVNSIVLGVLISIACVCILIVWAIAMRARRKEEEEVKMLNSLQAIHAPTTWKIDKEKEPLSINVATFQRQLRKLKFSQLIEATNGFSAESLIGSGGFGEVFKATLKDGSSVAIKKLIRLSCQGDREFMAEMETLGKIKHGNLVPLLGYCKIGEERLLVYEFMKFGSLEEMLHGRAKMQDSRILTWDERKKIARGAAKGLCFLHHNCIPHIIHRDMKSSNVLLDHDLDARVSDFGMARLISALDTHLSVSTLAGTPGYVPPEYYQSFRCTAKGDVYSFGVVLLELLTGKRPTDKEDFGDTNLVGWVKMKVNDGKQMEVIDPELLSVTKTSDESEAEEVKEMVRYLEITLRCVEEFPSKRPNMLQVVAMLRELMPGSTNGSSNSA